Below is a genomic region from Onychostoma macrolepis isolate SWU-2019 chromosome 15, ASM1243209v1, whole genome shotgun sequence.
atgcattattTACATCAAGTGTCCctgaaatgtttaaacatttatcacTTTTGAATAATGAGATCTTATTTTCTCAGTATTACAACACAGCACAACTGTGAAACCTTACTTTTTATACATCAGaataatgatagatagatagatcaattTAAccctttttaaaatgtcatgtacatttaaaaagaaaatatacacacacatacaaccaTGATTTGCTAAGAAAACAAGGGAGAGGGCAGCATGGATCATCAAAGTGGTTATTTTTACTTCACCCAGATGTAAGTTAATTATGCTGTCACTGTCACAGCATGCATTAAAACGAGCACATTTCTGTTATTGTTTCTCTATGAGAGCCATATGTTTTTACCATTTTGACTGTTCACAGCTTGTTGCTGAGATTTATTGGCCTGTGACGCAATTGTAAAAACatgttgttaaaaaatatatatcgaATGTTTAAAAGCTGTGTTCtgtaaatggagaaaaaaagtgACTTACATGTCTTATATGACATCTGTCCTCATGACCTTCAGAAAATCACTTGGACTTGTTACACTAACACACTCCTATTATGTAATGGTTAAACACAGTTAGTCCTTGAGATCAGCCAATTCCCGGATTTCCCTAGTAAACCACATGGTGTCATTGCTTTAACATAACTGAGACTTTAGTCTACACCCACCATGGTGTTTAGAAAGTGAGAGGCTTGGTTATTTATTATtgctttttaatgtgtttatttgaaattgtataGTTTTTTGTGTAACCAAATGAGAGAACAATATGGATGACTAAAACCTTGATTAAGTATAATAATTAAGGGCTTTCACAGTCACCAAAACCCTGATTTGTGCAATGAAAAAgacagttttatatatatatatatacatactgaaATTTCCTTAAGGACACTGTAAACAATGTTCTTATcattatgtaataatatttttgttacatcCATCTAACTTACAATAATGTCTGTTATTTCTATTAGATTTTAAGAGTTCTGAGTTCAGTTTAttaaaagttgtaaaaaaaaaaaaaaaatgtaatgaatgcTATATACTGAAACATTCAAGCAGCAaagttttccattttattttttctatcgTACAAATGACAATAATTTGATTGAACAAGTAGCCTAATCACTACATGGCTCATCACGACACAATAAATCTCAGCACTGGCGAGTTTAGTAAATTGAGATTTAAATTCTAATATTCAAAACTAGAGGTGAAAGTATCTGTACTTGCCTTTGATATCTGCGTTGAAATCAGTCGTTTGTTCTGGTAGGTTATTCCGAGGTGTTAGTGGATAAGCTGTTCTCGGTAGGGTAGCTATAAACCTCTTATGCGCGCTGAAGCTGAGGGCGACGAGCTGCAGAAGGGCAGGGACGATGCTCGTGAATGAGGAAATCTTTGGCAGGAGGAGGGCAGGAGGACGCCTAAAGTGAGTGTGTGCGCgcgcactcacacactcactcacacacacacacacacacacacacacacactgtacgaCGTCTATCCGTTTTAAGTGTTAAAGTGCGCACTTATAATAGACAGATGCTTCCTCCCTCAgttatttctttgtaattaaagggacagttcatccaaaaaaaagtgtatttaaaaaaaaaaacactttcaatcATGTACTCATCAATCATGTACTTGGCTTTTTGTCATctgtttaacacacacacaggcacacacacaaaaacattatttaaaatataatgtcaaCTCTTTTTCATGAATGAAATTAGCCTGTGGTGACCAAGTTTTAGTCAACAACTTCAGTTTCAGTCTGTTCCTTACAGAAAAGACTTTGAATACAGCGTACATGCAGTACAccatttttatgatattttatagtGTTTTGTTGTCCGTTTTGAAGCTTGACAGCCCAGTTCCAATCCATATCCATTATATGACAGAAAGCAGCTCAAACATTCAGATAAATTTCTCCTTTGGTGTTGTATGGAAAAAACAAAGTTGGATAGATTGGAATGACATGACAAtgactaaatgatgacagcattttaatttaatggtgAACTGTTCCTCTACCTTCAGGCCACTCAGCATAGCAAGTGCTTAACAATGTCTTTTCCCATGCTGATGCTGCATTGACTCATGGGATAGACAAGCCCTACCCTGTTGTAGGTCTGTCTCAACAATAGtctaaaaacaaagcaaatcatGTTGCATGAGCACAGAAACAATGTTGTAATATCCCTTTACTGGTAACAAAATACCACTaatcattttcaataataaGTAGTCTAACAACTAATACAAGACATATACATATTGTAACCATTAAATGTTTGTCAAAGACGTATTACTgtaagttaaaatgttttgcaaaaaataCTTTGTGGCTATAAttggttttatgtatttttaatttaaatgtattatttaatgtgGCTGATAATAGTTttgaaagattaaaaaaaaaggtgtatCATAATTGTGTATCATCTTTCCAAAGAAGCAGATGAATGAATGTGATGTGATGAGTCTCTGTGACGGACAGCCAGATCATCAGTACACTTGAAGATAAAAATGCAGACATGAGCACCTAaagatgttgaaaacagcaaaGAGAACctacttttattaaattaattttctccAAATTAGAAACATTTGTTTGACATAGTCACTATAGGACTATGAGCCAAGTTGATCTCAGACTACAAATATGCATACAAGGCCCTTTCCAACCATCCTTTAAAACAGGTCTCTGTTTTATGGCTCTGTGGGTTTAAGCTCTAGTTAATGTTAAAATCAACGACTACCTCTGGAATTATTATCAGACTTCCAACATTCACAGACCTGACATTTATAACTTTAACACACACTCAACACACCGCAGTCTAACCCATTTTTTAGGTTCAGTATTCAGTGTTTTGGATTAAGCCTTTTGAGCTTTTCCTGTAAATTTCAACATGATTTCACTTGATGCATCATAGTAATGACCCAGCTGACTGAATACTATTCCATAATGTCTAATTTTCTGTGTGAAAAAGATGTTTAGACTATGATTCAGTGACCTAGAAATTCCCCTTACTCTGCTGACAGACAAAACTATAATGGCATAAAACTTCTGTGACATTTTGTGCAACTGGGGAGTCTTCAATAAGGTCACATACATTTGTTATAACACCCAATTCACAGATTACTGCAGAAACCATGTGAGGATTAAAGACTGTCCTCCTCCACATATCATTTCTTGGAAGATCTAATGTCTGCTCTGGTTGAATTAATAAGTGGTTTAGCACTGGAGGGTTCAGTTGCTGGTCAGCTCTGACGCAAAGGGCCAGAATGACCCCTCGGGTCAACCAGCACCCCCTTCTGAGAAGCCCTCTCAAGTCGTCAATCCATCAAAGATGTTACTGTGTATATTGTATGAATGGGCAGTAAATGGGGAATGCTGAACCAGAGTCCAATTTTGCAGGACAATTGACAAGCTAAGTGACCTTCCTAGCGGGAATTCTGGGAATTCTGGGATATGACATGTGGTTTGCATTAGTGCTCTGGAGTGTTTTCACAGTGTTCAGAGCACAGGCCTGTCAGAAGGCATTCTGGGAGGATGACACACTAAGCTGAGATGGAAAAAGAGCTGTAATTCCACCATGAAATCACACTGGACTCAGACAATTGTGACTTTTACTGATGTGTGGCATATTTAGGACATTCTTATTGGACTTTTTAGCCCTCATCTTTCTATAGAATAAATAACCTATAACACTGTTGTATAGATCGAGCTTAAAGTCTATTTATCACCGTACAGACAGATTAAAGTGACTGGAGTTCAAAAGTTGGAAGGATGTTGTTAAAGCCTGCATGCCATAAACATAAATGGACAgcatttttaacagttttacacACTACGTTTCCATTCATGGTCTATTTAGTCTGCTCCTCACAAGGACACACTGCTGCCAGTGTGTGCAGTGATTACTACATAAGataagaaaacaatacaaatgaCTGAAATAGAACAAAGAGTGAcgaataaaatgtttatatatttatctttaGCCCAGTCTGAAATAGCTTACTTAAATTTCATTGACATGTCACAAAATCGGTGTGATTTACTACAGCAATTTAATGAGGGCAGACTTGGGAAAAGGCACAGCTCAGCaggaaaagaaataaacagacCGTATGACCCATTTAGTGCAGATAGTTCCCAGAGGGCCGAGGGGCTGCTGTGGGAACTCTGTATACTATGTTTGAATTGACTGCAGTAATTATCATTAAGCAGCTTTTTCACACACGTAACGCACGCATGTTGAGTTGAAATTAAAAGTTGCTTAGGTATACataaatgtatgattttatgCTAGAGAGTGCAACTAtatgaaaatacataaataaataaataattataacaaaattattggcaTAAGATGCTggccatttttaaaaagcagtgcAATTTTAGCAATTTTATTATGACTATTTGCAAACATTTTGCCCACCCATTCAAAGTGTGGTGTTTTTGAATTTCAAACTTTAAAGCAAAGGACTCTGAATATTCCAGGCTATTTTTGTCACAAACcagataaatattttacataacaatctattttaatatgttatttCCCCTTTATCCACAGCAGTGGAATAGGAAGAAAGTGTTTTGAGTGAAAAGGAAGGCTCCACTCGTTGACTCAATGAATTTCCCTGTCTGTTTTTTCCAAAGGAAgccagttttgtttttgaggtcTCTTAAGCAGACATCTCATTCCCGTTCCAGTGCCTGGCTCAGATCTGTCTTCCCAAGAAAAATGAGTACTGGGTGGAATTCCTCAAAGAGGGCAGGAAATAGGGTGGAGGGACCAAAGAGAAGGTTGTAGTTGTGTCCACATGGGAATCACAAACATGATGGCTGTAGAAATTTGGCATGACGTTTAGCACGACTTAATCTCCTAAACAGTTCTAGATTGAGAGCAAGGCTTCCAgttaaagtaaaactaaaaatagGCCAACAGTAAAATCTTTTTATTGGTAGTAGTCTCCGACCTTTTGTTTTccacataaaaaataattgtataagctgtaaattaaatgtcactttattttatttaattccatataaagtacacaaaaatacatttttatataaaaaattaaaactgcagTTATAAAAGTTTTAGGTTAATATCATGTTTACTCGAGCCTCAAAATTTTGTTGAAAAGGTTTAGTGACAAAATATATGCCAATGCATCATTCTTATGAAGTTTCAACTATTCTATTTTCAATTAGTGTTGACGGTAGATATCCATGACAGGCAGCTGTAGTTTTGTTCTGAGAAAAGCTTTGCATACAGTTTAAAACAAAGAATCTGGGCTAAAATAAGCTACTTTATAAGAACATTACGCAAATTTAGCCTCTGTTTAATCAAGGTCAGTTTCCCCTGCCAAAGAAAATCACCCCAGCCActccagttataaaaacagcAGGGTGTGGTGGTACCCTGTATAGAAACGTGTTTACAACAgactaaatgtaaaacaaaGTCAAATAAGACCTTTTCCTGTGGTTTCTCATTTTAGGGAGGTTGTACTGTGATAAATGGACACAGTTTTAACTTAACTGAGATTTCTGCTCAGTTGACATTGGGGATGAGTCAACTGCCAAAAACGTAACCTACATTTGcacttaaaggggtagttcacccaaaagtatCGTCATTATGCCTTTCcgaaacctgtatgacttaatTCTGTGGAAATGcaaagaagataatttgagaaatgctttttttttttcttctctataTTCAatggaggtcaaaggtcaccaaAACTTTGGTTAACAACATTGTTCTTTTTTGTTCTTCAGATGAAATGAATTCAGGTTTGAAACACCAATGACACAATCTCCATCCTTCTTGCCATACCTTTTTAAAAGCATACCAACAGTAAAGAGTAAGGAATGTCGTAGACCTGGAATCTAGAGGAAATGACTCATATCATGATCGCACAGATGGACGAAAGAACCATGATACAACCAACACCACTGATTCACTCAATGTTTGAGGTCCTGCTCGTTTTCAATCTGGTATTGCCTTTATTAAATACTTCACAACATCACCTACAATGAATGGTTACAAAATGATACCTTTTGTCAAATATGGACACTTTTCAATTTACAAAGCCGTCATTTTGCAGAGGCaacccaaaaacaaacaaaaaaacccaagATACTTCAGAGCAGTCATTGAGACATACCACCTGTTCCAAGGAAAGCGTGACAGAGCtgtgagaaaacaaaaaaattacatgataTATATTCCATCAACATTAGCTGTTGCACAATTCAAGTTAATTTACAAACCAGATGGGAAGAATATGTActatacacatgtatatatatttatatttatatatatatatacacattcatAAAACTGTTCAATCTGACAGCCAcgttacaaagaaaaaaaaaaaaaaaggagcagACCGCttaagtataaaaaataaattaaaatgatttcacatgtgacacaaacacatacaacgGTAGGTCTCATCTGTGGAGTGGCATCAACAGACTAAATGAATTTGAAGCAATAGGAATATACGGGGCATCCATACAGACATGAAAAATGAGCTAACTAGTCTAAGCAGAGAGGAAACGGAGCTAAAACTTCTTAAAAAGATCTAAATCACTGGTGGGAAGCAAATGAAAAGTACCGGAGAACAACGTGAACTAGTTCAGCTCCACCGCAGCAGGCAAAGGGAGTGGCAGTAAATAAAGTCTCCCTGAAGCCAGGTGGAACGAAAAAGTCAGCCGGCAAACTCGAGCAGGATGATATGGTGAGGATAATGGGTCATAATCCAATGAACCCATTTAATATAGGCTGATGAAAGTGTTTATCTTTCGTAACGCCAAAATTAATGTAATTCAGTGTTTCTTGATGTACACACCCATAGAGGtccttaaaatgaacattttatttaaacatttctcatttggTTTTAAAATAGACATTTACTTTTTATCTTTCTCTCACTAGTACAGATATAGTCCCTCCCAATCCCAACCGTCCAATAGAAATCTATATGTGAATACTGTGGTGTGTAACCTGCCAAGAGTGAATATCTTTATATATCGGGTATCTGTGAAGCCGCACACCTAAAAGTCCTAAAGCGGCTCAGTAGAGTTCACTGGCAAAACGGTGACGCTGTGGGGTCAAAGCCTTTGAAAACGTCTTTTAGAGAGGCATTGTCCTGTTCAGCTACGTCAGGCTGTGCTGGGCTATTGCCGCCAAACGGGCTGCCAGTGCCGCTCGGTTTGTTGACCTGCTTTACCATGGTGAACAGTGTGGATACAGGAAGATTGTGGACTCCTGCAGGCTGCTCTGCAGAACCAGCAGGGCCTTGACCAGTTGCGGATGGACCACCTGTGGCAGGGGCCCCTGCAACAGTCCCTGCATTGGGCGAAGGTGAAGGTTTGGGTCGAGGGCGGTTGTAGCTGTTGTAACGATCCGTAGTCTGCTCCGTCGAGCTCTTCTCTGGTTCTGGTTGGTCCAGTGCAGACTTGCGCACAAACAGGGGCTCTTTAGACTTGGGTTTAGTTGAAGCCGCTGTACTTTCGCTTGACTTGGGCTCAGGGGGAGGACTAGTGTTTCTAGAGGCCCCTGAACCCTCGGCTTTGTCTGAGCCCTGAGTCCGAGGATCGTATAGACTGATACCGCTCAGCAcgctactgctgctgctgctgctaccTACGCCACCAGCTCCCACACTTCGAACTGACCCTCCTGCTGATAGCAGCCGAGGGTCGTAGGGTGCGATGGTGGGGCTGGAGGAAGGTGGAGATAAGGAGGCAGCTGGGGGAGACCCTTGAGGAGCAGATGCCTCCAAAGTGGACTTCAGGGCAGATTTTTGGGGCTGGAGTCGAGGGTCGGCAGGGGCTTTTCGTGCCATGCGAGGGTCAACAGGCTTCTCGGCAGAGACGGACGGAGGTGATGAGATTCCTGTAGAAGCGCCTTGAGAAGGACTGGATGAAGAGGCGTTGACAGTTTTGAGGATGCGGGAGAGCAGTTCAAAGTCTGGTAGGGAAGAGGAGGACTGATTCGACTGCTCAGCAGGAGGAGCAGTAGGAGGGAGAGAAACAGATTGGTGCTGGGGCTGTGTGCGGGACAAACGAGGATCTATGGCCGTAACTGGAGGGATGCCAGGGGGCAGTGGGAGCAAGTCTTGTTTAGGAATGGGAATAGGGATGAGGTCTTCAGGACTCCACAGCACTGCCTTAGAAAATGAAGGCTTGTTCAGTACTACATCCTTTTTGATGTGGCTGAACTGCTGTAGTTGGGAGCGGGGATCACGCAAAGCCATGCCCATTAAAGGGTCAAGGGGGATGGGCACGGGCTTGTCCCTCAGCATCCTCTCACCTTCCTCTTCTTCATTACTGGCTGGGGCGGTCAACGGCGGGGGTTTGTACACAAGTGGGGGCTCGGGTTTAGGAGCATGGGCGGCTGCATGCCGGGCAAGACGGGGGTCTGAAGGGGTAGGAGATAGAGAGGATGAAGCACTGGCTTCGGGTGCCTGAGAGGAGTCGGTGTTGCGGGATAGTCGTGGGTCTCGTGCTAGCCGGGGGTCTGCTGGCCGGCTGGGTGCCTGTGCCGGCTGAGATTTTTGTAGACGGGGGTCACTGGGAGCTCCGTCCGGCTTGGCAGGGCCTTGGGTCTGTGTTTGTTGCCGCAAGGTTTTAAGAATGGAAGTGACACTGCCACCACCATCCTCATCTTCACTGGAATACCAGTTTGCTGAATCTCCTGTAAGTAAATGGAAGTGCATAGATTCAGAGATCAATGGGACTTTCTTTTAACTGGCAGTCTCATCTGAAAACATCACAGTTTCACTCAGTGCAAGAAAGCACCACCTAGTGGAGGGACAAGATTTTTTTGTGGCAAGATTGCACAACCCCAGGCCAGAGGATGTTTACAGTATTATGAGGTCCTGGGCAGGGTCAAGCTTTGAGCAGAGCCCTTGAGATGTTTCCTTCCCAGAAATAGCCTTGGCAACATATACATTTGAAGTTAGCGCTTAGAAAACCTCAGCTATCTGtatgacaaaaatgtaaatctaaaaATCAAGCTTCCTTGTAAAGTACTTTGGTAAAGAGTAAACATTCTTGTATAAAAGCAATGGGAGTTGATactgcaaaaaatatatgtCATATGATATTGTATTAAATGCTGCAAGCAAAGGCAATGTTTTTCATTAGTACCTTCATTCTCCCTCTCAGTTCCTCCTCCTTCAGCCAACCTCCTGGCTCTCTCCTCATCCTCCTGTTGTTTCTGCTGGAGTCTCATAAACAGCACACGCTGCGCTGGGGGCAGGAAATCTGGCACTGTTATCCCAGGCTGATTAGATGGGCCTACATTAGCTACACCCTCTATGCTTCCAGAGTTCTGGTTCCCAGGTGACTGATCATTGAAGTTTCCACCACCCACACCTTGAAAGTTGTCACCTGTACAGGGAGGTGAAGAATGGGGCTGAATACTAATATCTTGTTTCAGAAGTAGAACAGAGTAGGACAATAAAGCAGCTCACATCAGCTCAAACAATACAGCATGGTGCAAGCAACAAGGACACGAGTCCGACTCTCAGGCAATGCATGTACTGATAAAAGTTAATTTGGATAAAAGAACTGaagttaaaatacaaaatgaactCACCATCTCTTCCACTTCCATCTATCGACATGGCTTGCTGTTGCTGGTAGAAGTTATCATAAAAGTTGTTACCAGGTGCTCCACCACCTGGAGGCATCATGCCCGGGTTTGGTGGTCCTTCTCCCGGGCCAAAGTTCTGCATCATTGGCAGTCCTGTGCCCATTGATGGAGGGCCTTGATTCATGTTAGGTGGGCCCATCGGAGGCATATCATGAGGACCACCCGGACCCATGTGTCCTGGTGGTGGGACCCCAGGAAAGCGAGGTGGAGGTGCACCTGGGGGACCTGCAGGAGGTCCCTGAGGTCCTGCAGCACCTGCAGCAGCATTGCCAGGACCTGGTCCTCTGTAAAGAGTGCATCTGTGTCAGTATATTCTGTATTCATCTAGTAAGTAAACCAAGATCACTTGACAGAAAGATAAAGATAGCTAACCTGACACCAAGTTTTTGTGCAAGCTGTCCTGTGGGCTTGACCACAATCTCAAACAAGGATGGAATCTTCTTTCCAGCATTTCCTCCACAAGCAGGTGGTGGACCCATAGGTGGCGGAGGACCGCCGTTGGGGTTTGGTGGCCCTTGGAAGGTGCTTCCATCTGGGCAGGGAGGAGGAGGGCCTATGCATGGCCCAACTCCAGGACCAGGAACAGGGCCAACACCAGGGCCTGGAGCTGTTGGACCACTTGGAGGAATATTACCATGTGGGGCACCAGGTATTCCGAAGTCTGCGGGTGCAGAGGAATCCCCCGGAGTAGGTCTTGGTGGAGTTGGGAGAAGACCAACACCAGGGGGTGGTTTTGGAAGAGGGTTAATGCCTTGCTTTTTAAGTTCCTCAACCTCTTTCTCATCTTCTGCACCAGCTTCTGCATCCTCTGCCAGCATCTTCAATGAAAAAAAGAGGAGCAGTGTTACTCTAGGTGCACAGACACaacaataagagaacaacatctgaatttaaaatatctgtgaaGATCACCTTATCCAGCAGCTCCTGAGTATCTTCTGTTAGGGCCTCATGGGAGAACATACACTCCTCACCATTCACACAGTTCCCTGTGGTATGGAATAGCTTGCAAGGGAAATCACGTGCAGTGGAGTCAAGGAGATATTTCGAGTGCATGAATGTACCATTACAATGTCCTTATTTAGATAAGTACTAATGTTCTCATTAGTTCTCATACAAGCAAGCAAAATGACCAAAGGATATCATGCATGTAGGGACAGTTTTCTGCTCGCGCACAGAAGCCAGTGATGTAGAACTTGCAGAGTTCTTTCTTCTTAGGCAGCTCAATGTCATGACTGAAGTTACAGTGGTCACCCTGATGATACATTGAcagcatttaatacacaaaTAACTCATGTTGTCCGCAAAGTCGTATGTGATTTTGCATTATCTTATTAGTCAAACATGACCaatttaaacatacaaaactttattttaatgctcTCAAAGACAGTGACTTCTAGATTGTGTTACAATCAATTCTATATGTAACATCCGCCAAAGTTAGCTTACCCATGTACAGCGCCCCTCAATATAGTATTTACAGATGGCTTTCCCCTTCTTGTCTGGCCCGTGTTTCTCCTGATCATTCCTCCTGGGGCCTCCAGATCCATCCTAAAGCAGTCAGAGAAGAAATAATTCAGTTGCTAATTTATGTTTTGCTGATTAATTATGAACCAAGTGGGCAATCTGAAGAACTGTCTTACCCCCATGTCCATATCTCCGCTGTTATCTTCATCGGGACCTTGGTCTCCTCCACGGCCCCTCCCTCGATTTCTCCCTCTACCCCGGTTCATTCCTCGACCTCCTTTGCCTCTCCCACGACCTCGCCCACCTTTTCCacctgaagaaaacaaaaataaggtTAGAAattacaaacactcaaaaaaataatactttaccTTCAATGCTTATCTGAGATTTAGGTGTGTTCTTACATCTTTTATTCAAGCAGAACTCACCCCGCCCTCTGTCCTTTGATTTCCTGTATTGATTTAGCTCTTTTGAGTAGTCATCATAGTCATCGTCTCCCATGTTGTCAAAGTCATCATCTACATACTattcaaaaaacaacaacaacatgtcTTAAGGTTAAGTCAAAGACAAAATGCCTGATTTAATTTGTACAACTTGCCAAGTAGTAATGACAGATAGGATAATCCCAGGTATGTGATAGAATCCTGGATGAATCCTGTCTTTTTCAGTCACGTatgatttttagaaaataacTACTcgcaaaatgcaattttatctATTTTGTAGTAGATCTATATCCCCTATAGAATTTTCTATGGTGTTTTCTTAGGATTTTGGTCATTTCCTTTTCTAGATTTGGAAATCACAAAATTCCCTGATAATAACCTGATAAAGTTAATAACTTGTGAATCATGACCCACCTCCATCTCATCGTACATGCCATCACCATCGTCATTCTCTCCTCCCATTTTGCCCCGTCCTCTCCCTCTGCCTCCTCCTCTCCCACCACGTCCCCTCATTGCTCCTCTGCCTCGACCTCTGTGGTTTTTCATGCGGTTTTTGCCACCTGTGTGACAGTAATAAAGGTCACCAGATGTAATCACACAAATGCTGACACGCTGGTGTGAGTTCACACACTTCTTTGAGTCAGATGAAGTATGCAGACAGTGAACATGTGACAAACTCCAAACATCTAGCCTACCTGAATATTATTAGAAATGAAGTATGCCACTTTTGTTAATATGCATCAAAACATTCAGCCATGACCATGAAATTAACATTCACCTCTGCCACGTGGACCACCGCCAACCTCTTTGGCCTTGCGGTATTGGTTCAGTTCCTTGGTGAAATCATCATAGTCATCATCACCCATTTCCTCATCCTCTTCACCTTCATATGTTTCCTCCTCGTAGTCATCATAGCCTCCATACCCCTGCTTGTCCATCTTCATATAGCCACCTTTCTTTGGCATGGGACCTCCATGACCAGAGGGAGCAGGAGGGTAACCTCCTTGAGACTAAAAATAGTGACCAAAATACAGGCTGGGATTAAAACCTAATCTGGGGTGTTTCCCAGAAGCAACTATGGTCTCAAGTTCCatcgttaccaatagagttcaatggaactaacaaccatagttagctaacgatgcttttgggaaacacgcCCCTGATTGACTGacctaaacaaaaataatgtattacttACAGTGGGAGGATACTGAGGGCTGTATTCCCTGTATTTCCTCTTTTCACTGGGACTGTAATCTGATTCATCACTGAAGTCCGAGTGGTCATCGCTGGAGGATGCGTGACGctgcattacaaaaaaatatatttgagaaGATgatatacactgccattcaaaggtttgtggatcagtaggattttttcaaaagaaattaatacttttattcagctaggacacattaaattgatcaaatgtgacatttatagtgttacaaaatatttcaattttaaataaacgctattcttttgaacatttttataaataaaaaaatcctgatgaaaaaattaatctcagtttccacaaacattAATCAGCAACTGTTTtccacattaataataagaaatgtttcttgagcagcaaatcatatcacaatgatttctaaaggatcatgtgacactgaaaatggAGGAATTGTTgcttaaattcagctttgccatcacagaaataaattacattttaaaatatattaaaatagaaagtgttattatagtaaaattacacaatattaactgtttttactgcaggGTTTCTGctggatttttaagctcaaatttaagactttttaagacctgcacaaataatattaataccatatgagcgggGTAGGACAATGTCTATAGTACCATATTAAACTgcaaaatgactgtaaaaagcataa
It encodes:
- the zc3h4 gene encoding zinc finger CCCH domain-containing protein 4 isoform X3 gives rise to the protein MPSGEGADPQDKPRRSKERHASESDDEKSHRRRRKRKREREREKEKRRAKKKRKSKHKRHASSSDDHSDFSDESDYSPSEKRKYREYSPQYPPTSQGGYPPAPSGHGGPMPKKGGYMKMDKQGYGGYDDYEEETYEGEEDEEMGDDDYDDFTKELNQYRKAKEVGGGPRGRGGKNRMKNHRGRGRGAMRGRGGRGGGRGRGRGKMGGENDDGDGMYDEMEYVDDDFDNMGDDDYDDYSKELNQYRKSKDRGRGEFCLNKRCGKGGRGRGRGKGGRGMNRGRGRNRGRGRGGDQGPDEDNSGDMDMGDGSGGPRRNDQEKHGPDKKGKAICKYYIEGRCTWGDHCNFSHDIELPKKKELCKFYITGFCARAENCPYMHGDFPCKLFHTTGNCVNGEECMFSHEALTEDTQELLDKMLAEDAEAGAEDEKEVEELKKQGINPLPKPPPGVGLLPTPPRPTPGDSSAPADFGIPGAPHGNIPPSGPTAPGPGVGPVPGPGVGPCIGPPPPCPDGSTFQGPPNPNGGPPPPMGPPPACGGNAGKKIPSLFEIVVKPTGQLAQKLGVRGPGPGNAAAGAAGPQGPPAGPPGAPPPRFPGVPPPGHMGPGGPHDMPPMGPPNMNQGPPSMGTGLPMMQNFGPGEGPPNPGMMPPGGGAPGNNFYDNFYQQQQAMSIDGSGRDGDNFQGVGGGNFNDQSPGNQNSGSIEGVANVGPSNQPGITVPDFLPPAQRVLFMRLQQKQQEDEERARRLAEGGGTERENEGDSANWYSSEDEDGGGSVTSILKTLRQQTQTQGPAKPDGAPSDPRLQKSQPAQAPSRPADPRLARDPRLSRNTDSSQAPEASASSSLSPTPSDPRLARHAAAHAPKPEPPLVYKPPPLTAPASNEEEEGERMLRDKPVPIPLDPLMGMALRDPRSQLQQFSHIKKDVVLNKPSFSKAVLWSPEDLIPIPIPKQDLLPLPPGIPPVTAIDPRLSRTQPQHQSVSLPPTAPPAEQSNQSSSSLPDFELLSRILKTVNASSSSPSQGASTGISSPPSVSAEKPVDPRMARKAPADPRLQPQKSALKSTLEASAPQGSPPAASLSPPSSSPTIAPYDPRLLSAGGSVRSVGAGGVGSSSSSSSVLSGISLYDPRTQGSDKAEGSGASRNTSPPPEPKSSESTAASTKPKSKEPLFVRKSALDQPEPEKSSTEQTTDRYNSYNRPRPKPSPSPNAGTVAGAPATGGPSATGQGPAGSAEQPAGVHNLPVSTLFTMVKQVNKPSGTGSPFGGNSPAQPDVAEQDNASLKDVFKGFDPTASPFCQ